Proteins from a single region of Phycisphaeraceae bacterium D3-23:
- the mutL gene encoding DNA mismatch repair endonuclease MutL: MPIRQLPTLVINQIAAGEVIERPASVVKELVENALDAGATHIDIAIEEGGAKLIRISDDGIGIPEDELTLAVAPHATSKITSADELEAIGTLGFRGEALASIASVSRLRITSRPKNHDGSIEEAAGVLEVDGGEVTGPFPGASRPGTVIEVKDLFFNTPARRKFMRSPGSEFGHINDAVQKIAMVNADCGFTLTHNGRKVQDLPRSQTRKDRCVSLMGKDIQEALLEFERVDDPNRGSAKVWGLAGMPSLGRATTKFQHVCVNGRPVKDRNLQHAIKEAYRGLMPPDRFPQLVAFIDLDPSQVDVNVHPQKSEVRFRNPSHLHGLVLTALRQCLLGADLTPSVGFRSSGLGVGEGHEAGTATLSPASTAVSDPQRPSPESQIQTTSDFVDYFRKMDPTQKGFVYSEVKRQLKEETPEQVTAEDDALEETLLSRQAAAAPNSQPQTPSPTTILQVHDSYVVTQDAHGLVIIDQHALHERVMFEKLRARILDDRETLESQRLLVPDVVRADAARQAALEDLQPLLHRLGIEASPIGPAEVAVHAFPSLLFSRNVRVAPFMEELLDKADSGAFDKIELGDGTDAQLPEEQALHEVLDMMSCKAAIKAGDKMSEQELASLLEQRDAIERSSNCPHGRPTTLRLTLKDLERQFGRT; encoded by the coding sequence ATGCCTATCCGCCAGCTGCCTACGCTCGTCATCAACCAAATCGCCGCGGGCGAGGTGATCGAGCGGCCGGCGAGCGTGGTCAAGGAACTGGTCGAGAACGCGTTGGATGCCGGGGCCACCCACATCGACATCGCCATCGAGGAAGGCGGCGCGAAACTCATCCGCATCAGCGATGACGGCATCGGCATCCCCGAGGACGAGCTGACCTTGGCCGTCGCCCCGCACGCGACGAGCAAGATCACCAGTGCCGACGAGCTCGAAGCGATCGGAACACTCGGGTTCCGCGGCGAGGCGCTGGCGTCCATCGCGTCCGTCTCCCGCCTGCGCATCACCTCCCGCCCCAAGAACCACGACGGCAGCATCGAAGAGGCCGCCGGCGTGCTCGAAGTCGACGGCGGCGAAGTCACGGGCCCCTTCCCCGGCGCGTCCAGGCCCGGCACGGTGATCGAAGTCAAGGATCTATTTTTCAACACCCCCGCCCGCCGCAAGTTCATGCGCTCACCCGGCAGCGAGTTTGGCCACATCAACGACGCCGTCCAGAAGATCGCGATGGTCAACGCCGACTGCGGCTTCACCCTCACCCACAACGGCCGCAAAGTCCAGGACCTCCCGCGCAGCCAGACCCGCAAGGACCGCTGCGTGTCGCTCATGGGCAAGGACATCCAGGAGGCGCTGCTGGAGTTCGAGCGTGTGGATGATCCGAACCGCGGCAGCGCGAAGGTCTGGGGCCTGGCGGGGATGCCGTCGCTGGGCCGGGCGACGACGAAGTTCCAGCACGTCTGCGTGAACGGCCGCCCCGTCAAGGACCGAAACCTCCAGCACGCGATCAAAGAGGCCTACCGCGGGCTCATGCCGCCGGATCGCTTCCCGCAGCTCGTTGCGTTCATCGACCTCGACCCGTCGCAGGTCGATGTCAACGTCCACCCGCAAAAATCCGAGGTGCGATTTAGAAACCCGTCGCACCTGCACGGGCTCGTGCTGACCGCGCTGCGGCAGTGTCTGCTGGGGGCCGACCTCACGCCTAGTGTGGGATTTAGGAGTTCGGGGTTAGGAGTTGGGGAAGGGCACGAAGCAGGAACCGCAACGCTCAGCCCCGCCTCCACCGCAGTCTCCGACCCCCAACGCCCAAGCCCCGAATCCCAAATCCAAACCACAAGCGACTTCGTCGACTACTTCCGCAAGATGGACCCGACGCAGAAGGGGTTTGTGTATTCCGAAGTCAAACGCCAGCTCAAGGAAGAAACGCCCGAACAGGTCACAGCAGAAGACGATGCGCTTGAAGAGACGCTGCTAAGCCGGCAAGCGGCCGCCGCCCCCAACTCCCAACCCCAAACTCCCAGCCCCACCACCATCCTCCAGGTCCACGACAGCTACGTCGTCACGCAGGATGCGCACGGCCTGGTCATCATCGACCAGCACGCCCTGCACGAGCGCGTCATGTTCGAGAAGCTCCGCGCCCGCATCCTCGATGATCGAGAAACGCTCGAAAGCCAACGGCTCCTCGTTCCCGATGTCGTCCGCGCCGACGCCGCGCGGCAGGCGGCGCTGGAGGACCTGCAGCCGCTGCTGCACCGTTTGGGGATCGAGGCGTCCCCCATCGGCCCGGCCGAGGTCGCGGTGCATGCGTTCCCTTCCCTCCTGTTCTCGCGCAACGTCAGGGTCGCCCCCTTCATGGAGGAACTGCTCGACAAGGCGGATAGCGGCGCGTTCGACAAGATCGAGCTGGGCGACGGCACCGATGCGCAGCTCCCCGAGGAGCAGGCGCTGCACGAGGTGCTCGACATGATGAGCTGCAAGGCCGCGATCAAGGCCGGCGACAAGATGAGCGAGCAGGAACTCGCATCGCTCTTAGAGCAACGCGACGCGATCGAGCGGTCCAGCAACTGCCCCCACGGCCGACCGACCACGCTGCGGCTGACGCTGAAGGATTTGGAACGGCAGTTTGGGCGTACGTAA